Proteins encoded together in one Schistocerca americana isolate TAMUIC-IGC-003095 chromosome 8, iqSchAmer2.1, whole genome shotgun sequence window:
- the LOC124545039 gene encoding protein GUCD1 isoform X2 — protein MESVANDRIKGLPPVFERKVVHQRQRFYWDCGVSCVLMVLPCDGYQHFLANFNEICKEEDFNKSTWTIDLCYLLRRYNVKHLFCTVTMGVHPEYKGQAFYEKVIKNDEERVNKKFADAEEYGIDIKKTSLTCSDLINHIFQFGPVILLTNASLLTCTNCKCRKFTNELLSCLPWPTAYAGHYIVLVGYNLLKQLFYYRNPTYKDRVCAIPFTSLNNARLSYGTDEDAILVYSSNL, from the exons GTCTTCCACCTGTTTTTGAACGGAAAGTGGTGCATCAACGACAGAGGTTCTATTGGGATTGTGGAGTGTCATGTGTGTTAATGGTTTTGCCTTGTGATGGATATCAGCATTTTCTtgcaaattttaatgaaatatgcaAGGAAGAAGATTTCAACAAGAG CACATGGACTATAGATCTATGTTACTTGCTGAGACGGTATAATGTGAAACACTTGTTCTGCACAGTTACTATGGGTGTACATCCAGAGTATAAGGGACAAGCATTTTATGAAAAGGTTATTAAAAAT GATGAAGAGAGGGTGAACAAAAAGTTTGCCGATGCTGAGGAGTACGGGATAGATATAAAGAAAACATCTTTAACGTGCAGTGATCTTATCAATCACATATTTCAATTTGGGCCAGTGATATTACTGACAAATGCAAGCCTCCTTACTTGCACCAACTGTAAATGTAGGAAGTTTACAAATGAATTACTGAGCTGCCTTCCTTGGCCTACAGCATATGCAG gtCATTATATTGTACTCGTAGGCTACAACCTGCTTAAACAGCTGTTTTACTACCGCAATCCAACTTACAAAGATC GTGTTTGTGCCATTCCTTTCACGTCTCTCAACAATGCGAGGCTGAGTTACGGCACAGATGAAGACGCAATTCTTGTATATAGTAGTAATTTATGA
- the LOC124545039 gene encoding protein GUCD1 isoform X1 — translation MITSKLSVCMNGHCPTMDKRQLDHPVGLPPVFERKVVHQRQRFYWDCGVSCVLMVLPCDGYQHFLANFNEICKEEDFNKSTWTIDLCYLLRRYNVKHLFCTVTMGVHPEYKGQAFYEKVIKNDEERVNKKFADAEEYGIDIKKTSLTCSDLINHIFQFGPVILLTNASLLTCTNCKCRKFTNELLSCLPWPTAYAGHYIVLVGYNLLKQLFYYRNPTYKDRVCAIPFTSLNNARLSYGTDEDAILVYSSNL, via the exons ATGATAACtagcaagctgtctgtctgcatgaatggccactgcccaaCTATggacaagagacagctggaccacccagtag GTCTTCCACCTGTTTTTGAACGGAAAGTGGTGCATCAACGACAGAGGTTCTATTGGGATTGTGGAGTGTCATGTGTGTTAATGGTTTTGCCTTGTGATGGATATCAGCATTTTCTtgcaaattttaatgaaatatgcaAGGAAGAAGATTTCAACAAGAG CACATGGACTATAGATCTATGTTACTTGCTGAGACGGTATAATGTGAAACACTTGTTCTGCACAGTTACTATGGGTGTACATCCAGAGTATAAGGGACAAGCATTTTATGAAAAGGTTATTAAAAAT GATGAAGAGAGGGTGAACAAAAAGTTTGCCGATGCTGAGGAGTACGGGATAGATATAAAGAAAACATCTTTAACGTGCAGTGATCTTATCAATCACATATTTCAATTTGGGCCAGTGATATTACTGACAAATGCAAGCCTCCTTACTTGCACCAACTGTAAATGTAGGAAGTTTACAAATGAATTACTGAGCTGCCTTCCTTGGCCTACAGCATATGCAG gtCATTATATTGTACTCGTAGGCTACAACCTGCTTAAACAGCTGTTTTACTACCGCAATCCAACTTACAAAGATC GTGTTTGTGCCATTCCTTTCACGTCTCTCAACAATGCGAGGCTGAGTTACGGCACAGATGAAGACGCAATTCTTGTATATAGTAGTAATTTATGA